The following proteins come from a genomic window of Pasteuria penetrans:
- a CDS encoding DEAD/DEAH box helicase: MNRFDQFNLSEEILGGIQDLGFEEPSPIQMECIPAVLRGEDVIGQAQTGTGKTAAFGIPILERVNTRSLHVQAVILAPTRELAIQVSEELRRIGRPKRLRMLPIYGGQAIGRQIKALQQGVHVVIGTPGRLLDHLRRGTLRVDKVETFVLDEADEMLDMGFIEDIEAVMRYVPDRRQLLLFSATMPPVIRQLAQRYMKKPRYITVSRGEVTVPIIQQFYYRVLESCKADALCRILDSEEISLSIVFCRTKKGVDDLTEALQVRGYLASGLHGDLAQQQRDRVMQAFRKGDIDVLIATDVAARGIDVGNVSHVINFDIPQDVEGYVHRIGRTGRAGREGIALTLVTPREMKQLKIIERETRLRLQPRELPTLEEVAAKQQRSWMTQIEEVIQSNTDFSFVSEIVDQLMERFSPHKVVTAALHLAFFDRFSKNMETSYRFGETGASPGMVRFFINIGRNAHLRPQELAKAIAENAGIHLRQIGRINIYDRFSFVEVPEETAPFVYEALQQSRINGTRVNMEPARPRGRS, from the coding sequence ATGAATCGTTTTGATCAGTTCAACTTGAGTGAGGAAATTTTGGGTGGTATTCAGGATTTGGGGTTCGAGGAGCCCTCGCCCATTCAAATGGAGTGCATCCCTGCGGTTTTGCGCGGGGAGGATGTCATTGGCCAGGCGCAGACAGGGACAGGAAAGACGGCGGCTTTTGGGATCCCCATCCTGGAACGGGTAAATACACGGTCACTTCACGTTCAGGCAGTTATTCTGGCACCCACGCGTGAGCTAGCAATCCAAGTTTCGGAGGAATTGCGACGGATTGGTCGACCGAAGCGTTTACGGATGCTGCCTATCTACGGCGGACAGGCAATTGGTCGTCAGATCAAGGCCCTCCAGCAGGGTGTGCATGTTGTGATTGGTACACCGGGACGGTTGCTTGATCATCTGCGAAGGGGTACGTTACGCGTGGATAAGGTGGAGACCTTTGTGTTGGATGAGGCCGATGAGATGTTGGATATGGGTTTCATTGAGGATATTGAGGCCGTGATGCGTTATGTACCGGATCGTCGGCAGTTATTGCTTTTTTCTGCCACGATGCCTCCGGTGATCCGTCAGTTGGCGCAGAGATATATGAAAAAACCTCGTTATATTACGGTCAGTCGTGGTGAGGTTACGGTACCTATCATTCAGCAATTTTATTATCGTGTATTGGAGAGTTGCAAGGCTGATGCCTTATGCAGGATTCTGGATAGTGAGGAGATTTCCCTCTCCATTGTTTTTTGCCGTACGAAGAAGGGTGTGGACGATCTTACAGAGGCTCTTCAGGTTCGCGGGTACCTGGCGAGTGGGCTGCATGGAGACTTAGCTCAGCAACAGCGGGATCGGGTGATGCAGGCTTTTCGTAAGGGTGATATTGATGTTTTGATTGCTACCGATGTGGCTGCGCGGGGGATTGATGTGGGAAATGTTTCCCATGTTATCAATTTTGATATCCCGCAGGATGTAGAGGGGTATGTGCATAGGATTGGGAGGACAGGTCGCGCGGGTCGTGAGGGCATTGCGTTGACGTTGGTAACCCCCCGTGAGATGAAGCAGTTGAAGATCATTGAGCGTGAAACGCGTTTGCGTTTGCAGCCGCGTGAGTTGCCCACGCTGGAGGAGGTAGCTGCTAAGCAGCAACGCAGTTGGATGACGCAGATTGAGGAGGTCATTCAATCCAATACAGATTTTTCTTTTGTATCGGAAATAGTAGATCAGTTGATGGAGCGTTTCTCACCCCACAAGGTGGTTACTGCGGCCCTCCATCTGGCCTTTTTTGATCGCTTTAGTAAGAATATGGAAACTTCCTATCGGTTTGGTGAAACGGGAGCTTCACCGGGTATGGTTCGCTTTTTCATCAATATTGGACGTAATGCCCATTTGCGGCCCCAGGAATTGGCCAAGGCAATTGCAGAAAACGCTGGGATTCATTTGCGACAGATTGGTCGTATCAATATTTATGATCGTTTCTCATTTGTTGAGGTACCCGAGGAAACCGCTCCCTTTGTTTATGAGGCTTTGCAACAGTCGCGCATCAATGGTACGCGGGTGAATATGGAGCCGGCGCGTCCGCGTGGGCGTTCATAA
- the guaB gene encoding IMP dehydrogenase — MWSEKFSKEGLTFDDVLLVPNRSTYLPKDVDTTTEIATGQKLHIPLLSSGMDTVTETPTAIALARQGGLGIIHRNMGIDEQAGEVDRVKRSESGVISNPFYLHPEHRVHEAKALMSKYKISGVPIVDRHKKLVGIITNRDLRFIKDYDVSVSEVMTKENLVTASVGTTLQGAEGILQERRIEKLPLVDSDGILCGLITIKDLEKAMRFPTSAKDKQGRLLVGAAVGTGEDTIPRVEALLAAQVDVIVIDTAHGHSQGVLTLVEELRRRYADVTIMAGNVATAEATRDLITAGATIIKVGMGPGSICTTRIIAGIGIPQITAIYDCAAEARKHGVSIVADGGIRYSGDIVKAIAAGADAVMIGSLFAGTEESPGDTEIYQGRRFKVYRGMGSHGAMRSGSKDRYFQSGEMDTSKLVPEGVEGRVPYKGPLADTVHQLMGGLRAGMGYCGVGNLRQLQNQTKFIRISPASLYESHPHGVQITKETSNYNI; from the coding sequence ATGTGGAGTGAAAAATTTTCTAAAGAGGGCTTGACTTTCGATGATGTTTTGTTAGTTCCCAATCGCTCCACTTACCTTCCCAAGGACGTAGATACCACCACAGAAATCGCCACAGGCCAAAAGCTACATATTCCCCTGTTGAGCTCGGGTATGGATACCGTAACGGAGACGCCTACAGCAATTGCGCTTGCTCGTCAAGGGGGCTTGGGAATCATTCATCGTAATATGGGAATAGATGAGCAAGCGGGAGAAGTGGATCGTGTGAAACGTTCTGAGAGTGGTGTTATTTCCAATCCCTTCTATTTGCATCCCGAGCACCGCGTGCACGAGGCTAAGGCCCTGATGTCCAAATACAAGATATCTGGGGTACCCATCGTGGATCGGCATAAAAAACTGGTGGGAATTATTACGAACAGAGATCTTCGTTTCATCAAGGATTATGATGTATCCGTTTCGGAGGTAATGACCAAGGAAAATCTGGTGACGGCATCGGTAGGTACTACATTGCAGGGGGCCGAGGGGATTTTGCAGGAACGCCGGATTGAAAAGTTACCCCTTGTGGATTCTGATGGGATCCTTTGCGGGTTGATCACCATCAAGGATCTAGAAAAGGCCATGCGTTTTCCAACCTCAGCCAAGGATAAGCAGGGGCGGTTGCTTGTGGGTGCAGCTGTAGGTACAGGGGAGGACACGATTCCACGGGTTGAGGCCCTTCTGGCCGCACAGGTGGACGTAATTGTCATTGATACGGCGCATGGACATTCCCAGGGGGTACTCACCTTGGTGGAGGAATTACGTCGCCGTTACGCAGATGTGACGATCATGGCGGGAAACGTGGCCACGGCGGAGGCTACAAGGGATCTCATCACTGCAGGGGCTACTATCATTAAGGTGGGAATGGGGCCTGGATCCATCTGCACAACCCGTATTATTGCCGGCATTGGTATTCCACAGATTACGGCCATCTATGATTGCGCTGCCGAGGCCCGTAAACATGGGGTTAGCATTGTGGCTGATGGTGGAATTCGTTATTCGGGTGACATCGTAAAAGCCATTGCCGCTGGTGCGGATGCTGTTATGATCGGTAGCCTCTTCGCTGGAACGGAGGAGTCCCCTGGGGATACGGAAATTTATCAAGGGAGACGTTTCAAAGTGTACCGTGGTATGGGTTCTCATGGAGCCATGAGGTCGGGTTCCAAGGATCGTTATTTTCAATCAGGTGAGATGGATACCTCCAAGTTAGTACCCGAGGGTGTTGAGGGTCGTGTTCCCTATAAGGGTCCCTTGGCAGATACAGTCCACCAACTCATGGGTGGGTTGCGTGCGGGTATGGGTTATTGTGGCGTGGGTAACTTACGACAGCTGCAGAATCAAACGAAGTTCATCCGTATTTCCCCGGCCTCCCTATATGAAAGCCATCCGCATGGCGTACAAATAACGAAGGAGACCTCTAATTATAATATTTGA